The nucleotide sequence GAATGGCTCACGCCGTTGAACTTCCGCTCATGAAGCACGGTTTTGATTTTCGACCGCTCGGCTTGAGTGCAATTCTCCATGGCGTGGATAACTGCCATCGTTGCCTTGCCTTCGCGTAGATCGCTGGCTACTGGCTTGCCCAGCACTTCTTCCGACGCGGTGAGATCGAGCACGTCGTCCACTATCTGGAACGCCATGCCGAGATTTCTCCCGTACGACCCGAGTTTCTCTTCCTGCTCCGGGGTGCCGTTGCCCACGATTGCGCCCAGTCGCATGCAAACGGAAAACAGGCAGGCCGTTTTCCGATAGATCAGATCGAGATACTCGTCCATCGAAACCGACTTGCCGAGCGTCTGCATCTGGAGCAGTTCGCCCTCCACCATCTGCTGCGTCAGTTCGATTAGGACGTCGAGAATCCGCAGATTGCGCTCTTCAAGAGCGATCTTGAAGGCCTGCATGTAGAGCCAGTCACCGGCAAGGACGCATTTCGAGTTGCCCCACTGGGTGTTGGCGGCGGCGCGTCCCCGGCGGGTCTGAGCTTCGTCAATGATGTCGTCGTGAACGAGTGTGGCGGTGTGGATGATTTCGACCACAGCTCCAAGTCGTACCGGCGTCCGTCCTGTGCGCTCGAAAAGCCGCGCTGACAGCAATAAAAGGGCAGGGCGCAGGCGCTTTCCGCCTCCAGCACGAAGGTATTCACCGATCTCCGTGATGACCTTCACGTTCGAGACCGTTCCGCGTCCGAATTCCCGCTCGATAGCGGCGAGATCGTCGCGCAGCAGATCGAAAACTTCCTTCGCGTTTCCTGTTGCCGGTGTGGCCAAGCCCCGTTTCCCCGTTAACTAGAGCGATAATTTGTAAACTGCATGTCGATGCCGAAATCCTTGTTACGCAGGAGGGTGATAATTTCCTGCAGCGTGTCGCGGTCCTTGCCGCTCACGCGCACCAAATCACCCTGGATCGATGCCTGGACCTTCTTCTTTGTGTCCTTGATGGCCTTCACGATCTCGCGTGCTTTTTCGATCGGGATCCCCTGCTGCATCGTGATCTTCTGACGCACGGTGCTGCCCGCGGCAGGCTCAATCGTACCGTAATTCAACCCCTTGAGAGGAACGCCGCGCTTCACCAGTTTCCCCTGGAGCACGTCGTTAACGGCTTTCAGTTTGTATTCATCCGCGGAGGCGAGCGTGATCGAGTCCTTGTCCAGCGTGATGTCGGACTTCGAGTCCTTCAGGTCAAAGCGCGTATGGATCTCCTTCAGCGCCTGCTGGACGGCGTTGCTCACTTCCTGGTGGTCTATCTTGCTGACGATGTCGAAGGTGTTCTCCGGCATAAACTTCTAGTGTACGCTATCGCACGATTTCCCCGGTTGGAATTTCGAGTTTGAAGAAGCGGTAGAAATTCTCCGCGGTCTGACGCCCCAAGTCTTCTGCCGTCAAGCCCCGAATTGTCGCTATGTACTTCACTGTCTCCGCTAAGTACGCGGGCTCATTCCTTTTGCCACGCCAGGGTATGGGCGCCAGGTAAGGCGAATCGGTTTCCACCAGAATCCTCTCCAGTGGCGCCATTCGGGCGACCTCCTGGATGTTCATGGCCTTAGGATACGTAACGTTTCCGGCGAACGAAATCATGAAACCCATGTGCAATGCCGACGTCGCATGATGTTTCTCGCCGGTGAAGCAATGCAGGATTCCACCGAGTCCACTCGTCGCCCAATGCTGACGGAGGAGTCGGAGAAGGTCGTCCCAAGCGTTCTCAGAATTGTCCGACGGTCGATTGTGGATGATGATCGGCAACCTAGCCGATTTCGCCATCTCCATCTGCTCTACAAAGATGCGCTGCTGTACGTCTCGCGGCGAATGATCGTAGTGGTAGTCGAGCCCAATTTCCCCCCAGGCAATTACATGCGGACTTTTCGCCCATTGTTCCAGCCGCATGAGGGCAGCGGCGTCCGCCAGCCGGGCTTCGTGCGGATGTACGCCGACAGACGCATAGATTTTTGGCGTGGAAGGGAACTCGCCTGCTACCTGTGCTTCCGCGAACTTGACGGCGCAATCGGCAGTGTCGGGCCCATCGCCATTCCCGATCGCGAGCAACGCGACGATACCGGCTTCGTGTGCACGGCGAAGCGCGTCCGCGCGGTCTTCTGCGAACCTCGGCCCTTCAAGATGGCAATGGGAATCAACGAGCATATGGTGGCTCGTAATTCGTGGCTCTCCGGTCACGAACCACGGATCACGCTATTTCAGTTTCGCCCCGGGTGGTACTTCCTCCAGGAAACTTGCGAGGATCGGCTTGCCTTCCTCGCCCAACGATGCGGCCAGCAACATGCCGTTCGACTCCAACCCACGCATCTTGCGGGGCTGAAGGTTGGCGACGATGATGATCTTCCGACCGACAAGCTGCTCCGGCGGATCGTACGCTTTCGCGATTCCGGCTAGAATCTGCCGCTGTTCGTAGCCGAGGTCGATTTCCAACCGCAAGAGCTTGTCTGCGCCCTTTACCTTTTCGGCGACCTTGATCTGCGCAACTCGCAGATCGACCTTCAGGAAGTCGTCGATGGTGATCTTCTCCATCGGCGCGGCATATGGACTTGTTGCTGCGGGGGCAGCTTCCGTTGGACCCGCTGCCGATTGTGCCGCCGGCTGACCGGCCTGTGCCCCGGCCCCTGCCGGTTCAGCTGCGGCTGCCTGCGCCTGTGGCGCTACGGTTTGCTTGTTCTGCTCTTCGAGGTTTTGCATTCTTTCAATCACTGATTTGTCGGCACGCGGAAACACCGGTTCCACTTTACCCAGCTTGGTGCCGACCTCCAGTTGTCCCCATTTCAATTGATCGAGCCGGACCTTGGTGATATCTCCCAGTCCAAGCTGCGTAAAGATCTTTGCCGTCGATTCCGGAATCACCGGATGCGAAAGTGTCGTCACGATTCGGAGTGCTTCTGCCGACGTGTACAAGATCGTTGCCAGGCGTGAGCGGCTTGCGTCGTCGGTTTTATCGCCAAGCGTCCAGGGCTCGTTGTCCTTGATGTACTTGTCGACAGCGCCGATCAGCCCCCAAATGGTCTCCAGCGCCTTCGAGAACTGGTACTCGTCGAAAAGTCGGTTCGTCTCTTCGATCGTCCTAGTTGCCAGTTCCGCCATTGCCTTGTCGGCTTCGGTGCGTGTTGCTGTCGCCGATGGATACGGGATTTCGCTCTTGAAGTAGCGGTCGATCATGGTGAGCGTGCGGCTGGCCGCATTCCCGAGGCCGTTGGCGAGATCGGCATTAAACCGCTGCACCAGCGCATCGAACGAGAACGATCCATCCTGACCGAATACCACTTCGCGCAGCAGGAAGTAGCGCATGGCGTCGGCGCCAAGAACGTCCAGGATTGTGTCCGGGCGCACAATATTTCCGCGCGACTTGGACATCTTGCTTTGCTCAAATAACAGCCATCCGTGCGCGATAATCCGCTTCGGAAGAGAAATTCCGGCAGCCATCAGGAACGCTGGCCAGTACACGCAATGGAAACGAACGATTTCCTTCCCGATGAAGTGCACGTCCGCGGGCCAATACTTCTTGAATTTCGAATCATCATCCGACCCGAAGCCAAGGGCCGTGATGTAGTTCGAGAGCGCGTCAAGCCAAACGTAAATCACGTGCTCCGGATCGTCCGGAACTGGGATGCCCCACTTGAAGCTGCTACGCGATACCGAAAGATCGCGCAGTCCGCTGCGGACGAACGAAATCACCTCATTGCGGCGCGTTTCCGGCTGAATGAAGTTCGGATTCTCCGTGTACAGCTTCAGCAATTTGTCTTCGAAGGCCGACAGTTTGAAGAAGTAATTTTCTTCCGTGACGGTTTCGGTGGGGCGACCACACTCGGGGCACGGAGCGCCTGGCCCGGCGGCGTCCACGAACAACTCGTCGAACACGCAATACTGGCCGGTGTACTTGCCCTTGTAGATGAACCCTTTGTCGCGCAGCACTCGGAACAGGTGCTGCACACCTTTCTTGTGACGCTCGTCGGTGGTGCGGATGAAATCGTTGTAGGTGATCCCCATCCGATCCCACGTCGCCTTGAAGTGCATGGCCACATCGTCGGCTAATGCTTTCGGGGTGATGCCTGCCGTCTGCGCTGCACGTTCAATCTTGATGCCGTGCTCGTCGGTTCCAGTGAGGAAGTAGGTGTCCGCGCCGAGCATGCGCTGGCGCCGCGCAACCGAGTCGCAGACGATGGTGGTGTATGCGTGTCCAATATGCGGACGCGCATTCACGTAATAAATCGGTGTAGTGAGATAGAACTTTCTATCCATTCTGCTGATCCAGATAAACCTTGATTGCTTCCTGCATTACCGCCTTCAGCGGCACGCCCTTTTCGGAAGCGATGCGCCGGCAGTCTTCATATTCCGGCGCGTAATTCGTCACCGTGCCATTCAGGTTCGCGACCTTCATTCGAACTTCGCCCCATTGCGTCTTCACCGACATGGCACGGCGCGTAAGTATCTCGCGGCGCTCCTCACGCATTCGAATGCCGAGCGTCGTCGTTTCGGCGAAGATGATCTTCGTCAACTTCTGCGTGTCTTCTGTACGTGCGAGGACAGTGAGCAGCATTCCGGGGCGCCCTTTTTTCATCTGCACCGGGGTGCCGAAGACGTCGAGGGCACCGGAATCGAAGAGGCGGTCCATGACATAGCCGAAGACCTGCGGATTCAGGTCGTCGAGGTTGGCCTCGAGCACCGAAATCGTCTCAGGCGTAGCCGCATGAGAGTCGACGCCGGATTCGCCTACGGTAATCCGCAACACGTTTGGTTGTCCCGGCATATCACGCGAACCCGCGCCGTAGCCGGACTTTTCGATTTTGTACGCTGCTGTACCGAAGCGCGAAGCGAGCGTCTTCACGATGGCTGCTCCCGTCGGTGTGGTCAGTTCCTTTTCGATCCCCGACGAATACACGGGCACGCCCTTCAGCATTTCAACTACGGCCGGCACGGGAACAGGGAGCCTTCCGTGTGCGCACTGAACGGTGCCCGAACCGACGTTGATCGGCGAACAAATCCATGCGTCCACGCCAAGGGCTTCGCTTCCAACAGCCGCACAAACGATATCGACGATTGCATCGACCGCGCCCACCTCAT is from Terriglobales bacterium and encodes:
- the larC gene encoding nickel pincer cofactor biosynthesis protein LarC, whose product is MRIAYLECFSGISGDMFLGALVDAGVSPETLEEAVRALNLGARLEVKKVMRSGIAAIKVDVWVGDEKEGPAEDHQHHHSHEHAHGHDHAHKHSHSLDDAHHHEHSHGRSLNDIRKIISSATINDSAKQQALAIFQALGEAEAKIHNTTIEKIHFHEVGAVDAIVDIVCAAVGSEALGVDAWICSPINVGSGTVQCAHGRLPVPVPAVVEMLKGVPVYSSGIEKELTTPTGAAIVKTLASRFGTAAYKIEKSGYGAGSRDMPGQPNVLRITVGESGVDSHAATPETISVLEANLDDLNPQVFGYVMDRLFDSGALDVFGTPVQMKKGRPGMLLTVLARTEDTQKLTKIIFAETTTLGIRMREERREILTRRAMSVKTQWGEVRMKVANLNGTVTNYAPEYEDCRRIASEKGVPLKAVMQEAIKVYLDQQNG
- a CDS encoding TatD family hydrolase; amino-acid sequence: MLVDSHCHLEGPRFAEDRADALRRAHEAGIVALLAIGNGDGPDTADCAVKFAEAQVAGEFPSTPKIYASVGVHPHEARLADAAALMRLEQWAKSPHVIAWGEIGLDYHYDHSPRDVQQRIFVEQMEMAKSARLPIIIHNRPSDNSENAWDDLLRLLRQHWATSGLGGILHCFTGEKHHATSALHMGFMISFAGNVTYPKAMNIQEVARMAPLERILVETDSPYLAPIPWRGKRNEPAYLAETVKYIATIRGLTAEDLGRQTAENFYRFFKLEIPTGEIVR
- a CDS encoding polyprenyl synthetase family protein; translation: MATPATGNAKEVFDLLRDDLAAIEREFGRGTVSNVKVITEIGEYLRAGGGKRLRPALLLLSARLFERTGRTPVRLGAVVEIIHTATLVHDDIIDEAQTRRGRAAANTQWGNSKCVLAGDWLYMQAFKIALEERNLRILDVLIELTQQMVEGELLQMQTLGKSVSMDEYLDLIYRKTACLFSVCMRLGAIVGNGTPEQEEKLGSYGRNLGMAFQIVDDVLDLTASEEVLGKPVASDLREGKATMAVIHAMENCTQAERSKIKTVLHERKFNGVSHSEILDILTRYGSLDYAIARATEYAETASKAICSFPDSESKRALLWAPEFVVAREK
- a CDS encoding YajQ family cyclic di-GMP-binding protein produces the protein MPENTFDIVSKIDHQEVSNAVQQALKEIHTRFDLKDSKSDITLDKDSITLASADEYKLKAVNDVLQGKLVKRGVPLKGLNYGTIEPAAGSTVRQKITMQQGIPIEKAREIVKAIKDTKKKVQASIQGDLVRVSGKDRDTLQEIITLLRNKDFGIDMQFTNYRSS
- the metG gene encoding methionine--tRNA ligase — translated: MDRKFYLTTPIYYVNARPHIGHAYTTIVCDSVARRQRMLGADTYFLTGTDEHGIKIERAAQTAGITPKALADDVAMHFKATWDRMGITYNDFIRTTDERHKKGVQHLFRVLRDKGFIYKGKYTGQYCVFDELFVDAAGPGAPCPECGRPTETVTEENYFFKLSAFEDKLLKLYTENPNFIQPETRRNEVISFVRSGLRDLSVSRSSFKWGIPVPDDPEHVIYVWLDALSNYITALGFGSDDDSKFKKYWPADVHFIGKEIVRFHCVYWPAFLMAAGISLPKRIIAHGWLLFEQSKMSKSRGNIVRPDTILDVLGADAMRYFLLREVVFGQDGSFSFDALVQRFNADLANGLGNAASRTLTMIDRYFKSEIPYPSATATRTEADKAMAELATRTIEETNRLFDEYQFSKALETIWGLIGAVDKYIKDNEPWTLGDKTDDASRSRLATILYTSAEALRIVTTLSHPVIPESTAKIFTQLGLGDITKVRLDQLKWGQLEVGTKLGKVEPVFPRADKSVIERMQNLEEQNKQTVAPQAQAAAAEPAGAGAQAGQPAAQSAAGPTEAAPAATSPYAAPMEKITIDDFLKVDLRVAQIKVAEKVKGADKLLRLEIDLGYEQRQILAGIAKAYDPPEQLVGRKIIIVANLQPRKMRGLESNGMLLAASLGEEGKPILASFLEEVPPGAKLK